A window of the Cystobacter fuscus genome harbors these coding sequences:
- a CDS encoding (2Fe-2S)-binding protein, with translation MIVCLCRAVSDRTIRARISEGAHTVEELGSACGAGTGCGGCHDQLSQLIGEARQSNTVRPACRESCAAATLRVASVAL, from the coding sequence ATGATCGTCTGCCTGTGCCGTGCTGTTTCGGATCGGACCATTCGTGCCCGCATCTCCGAGGGAGCCCACACAGTCGAGGAGCTGGGATCGGCCTGTGGGGCGGGGACAGGGTGCGGTGGTTGTCATGATCAGCTCAGTCAGCTCATCGGCGAGGCCCGTCAGTCCAACACCGTGCGGCCCGCGTGCCGCGAGAGTTGTGCCGCGGCGACCCTGCGGGTAGCTTCCGTGGCCCTATGA